TAATAAAGTTATTGATTTTTTTAATAAAAATCAATATTTCGTTGTAGCTACAAAAGATTGGCACCCAGCTAATCATAAAAGTTTTGCAAAAAATTCTAATGGAACTATTGGAGAAATTGGTATTTTAAATAATCTCCCACAAGTCTGGTGGCCTGAACATTGTGTTGAAAATACTTATGGCTCTAACTTTCATCCAAATCTTAAAGAAATTAAACATATTATTTATAAAGGAACTAATTTTGAAATTGACTCTTATAGTGGTTTTTTTGATAATGGAAAATTAAAAAGCACTGAACTGTTATCTCTTTTAGAAAACAACCAAATTTCAGAAATTTTTGTTTTAGGTCTAGCTACAGATTACTGTGTTAAACATACAGTTTTAGATGCTCTTGATTTAGGTTTTAAGGTTAATGTTATAGAAGATGGTTGTAAAGGTGTTAATCTATCTTTTAACGATTCTAATAACGCTCTCAAAGAAATGATGGAAAAGGGTGCAAAAATAATAAAAAGTGACGATTTAAATTAATCGTCACTTTTTTAGTTAAAACTCTTCTAATCTTCTTTCATACATATAATTACTAAAAGTAATATCATAAACTTGTAATATTTCTAAATAATCTCTAAACAAAGATTTTACCAAAATTGGTATTTCATCTATTGGTAAAATTAAATTTGGTATTTCAAATGCTAAAGATTGAATTGAATCAGTTAATATTCCTCCCATATAAACCTGCATACAATCAACTAGCTTATCATTTATTTTCTTTTTTAATCCAATAAATCCTAATGGAGCTACTGGAACACCTGCACAAGAGCTTGGACATCCAGAAATTCTTATATTTTTAGCCTCCTTAAATATAATTTTTCTATATTGTGGAAACTCTTTTGCTAATTGGTCTAATTCATCTCCTATTGCGTCTGCTATACTTTGAGAATCTTGAACTCCTATCATACATACTTTTGCACCGACACATGCTCTAATTTGTCCTCTTATTGATATAGTTTCTGTAACTATCTCTGGAATTGTTTCACTTAAATATTTGTATATATAAGGAATCGCTGATTTATGAACCAATGGAATAACTAGGTTTTGATTAATAGTAGCTCTTATAGTTGGAGTATTTATATCCTTCATTAATATATATAACTTCTCTATATCTTTTGCACTTAAATCACCATTTTTTACATATAGCACAAGAGAAACTATATCTTTAAATTTAGTTTCTTTAGTACAAATATCCTTCCATAAATTAAATGTCTCTGAATTCTCAATTTCATCAAATTGTTTTAACTCTCTTACTTTTTTTTCATAGTCTATTTTAGGTATCTTTCCATTAACTATAGTTTCTTTTTCAAAGTAATCTAAATATAATTTTTTAAAACCTTCAAATCCCATTTTTTCAACTAAGAATCTCAGTCTTGCCTGCATTCTGTTTACTCTATCTCCACGATCATAAAATAAGTTTATTAAAGCTTTAACTGCTCTTAGTAAATCTGTCTCAGGTAAAAATTCTATTAAAACATGCCCAATTTTACTACCTCTTCCCATTCCACCACCGCAGTAAACTTTAAAACCTTTTTCGCCATTTATTTCTTTTGCAACAAATCCCATATCTTGAACAGCCATAACAAATTCATCGTCTAAAGAGTTTGAAAACCCTATTTTTAACTTTCTTCCAAAATCAAAAGCTTTATCCATAAAAAACACTTCATTTTCAACCATTCTTGCATATGGCATTACATCAAATATATTTCTTTTATCAACTCCTGTGTACGTAGAAACTAAGATACTTCTAAATGTGTTTCCACCTCCACCTCTAAAATACATCTCTTTTGAATTGCATTGCTCTATTGTGTCTTTCACTCTTTCAAATTCAACTTCGTGAAGTTGATAATTCTGTCTTGTTGAAAGGTGTAAATATGGAATTTCTTCTTTTTCCATTATTCCAGCTAAAGATTTAAATTTTTCTATTGAAAGCTCTCCTCCAACAGCTTTTAGTCTCAGCATCATTTTTTTACCCTTTTGCTCATAAATTCCAAATTTTGATCCTCTTTTTTTTAAATCTGCTGATTTCAAATTATTATTTGAATATTCT
The genomic region above belongs to Cetobacterium somerae ATCC BAA-474 and contains:
- the pncA gene encoding bifunctional nicotinamidase/pyrazinamidase, whose product is MKALIVVDVQNDFCEGGALAVKDAHEIIPIVNKVIDFFNKNQYFVVATKDWHPANHKSFAKNSNGTIGEIGILNNLPQVWWPEHCVENTYGSNFHPNLKEIKHIIYKGTNFEIDSYSGFFDNGKLKSTELLSLLENNQISEIFVLGLATDYCVKHTVLDALDLGFKVNVIEDGCKGVNLSFNDSNNALKEMMEKGAKIIKSDDLN
- a CDS encoding nitrite/sulfite reductase, which produces MERIEEKLKDIEKEYLELQEGITEYSNNNLKSADLKKRGSKFGIYEQKGKKMMLRLKAVGGELSIEKFKSLAGIMEKEEIPYLHLSTRQNYQLHEVEFERVKDTIEQCNSKEMYFRGGGGNTFRSILVSTYTGVDKRNIFDVMPYARMVENEVFFMDKAFDFGRKLKIGFSNSLDDEFVMAVQDMGFVAKEINGEKGFKVYCGGGMGRGSKIGHVLIEFLPETDLLRAVKALINLFYDRGDRVNRMQARLRFLVEKMGFEGFKKLYLDYFEKETIVNGKIPKIDYEKKVRELKQFDEIENSETFNLWKDICTKETKFKDIVSLVLYVKNGDLSAKDIEKLYILMKDINTPTIRATINQNLVIPLVHKSAIPYIYKYLSETIPEIVTETISIRGQIRACVGAKVCMIGVQDSQSIADAIGDELDQLAKEFPQYRKIIFKEAKNIRISGCPSSCAGVPVAPLGFIGLKKKINDKLVDCMQVYMGGILTDSIQSLAFEIPNLILPIDEIPILVKSLFRDYLEILQVYDITFSNYMYERRLEEF